In the genome of Nocardia sp. NBC_00416, one region contains:
- a CDS encoding amino acid ABC transporter permease produces MTTVLPARTLRHAPHDTDVSRARPRLRPLRWMVSVVLLVFAAQLVSFVLTNDRFQWDIVWGYLFYPSVLKGLAMSVFITVVGMAVGSLLGVGLAAGQSSDFLPVRMVCRLYVGLFRGIPPLVQLIFWFNLAYLLPEISLGIPFGATFVSWSSTELISPLTAALIGLSLHEAAYMSEIIRSGLGAVDTGQRDAALAMGFTKWRTFSRVILPQAMRVIVPPTGNQFISLLKGTSLVSVIAMTDLLFSVQLIYNRTYQVVPLLIVACVWYLVVVSLLTAVQRRLERRYGTGLRRAESPKRSTWRTALTRGVISR; encoded by the coding sequence ATGACCACCGTTCTGCCCGCCCGGACCCTCCGGCACGCACCCCATGACACCGATGTCTCCCGCGCTCGCCCCCGCCTGCGGCCGCTGCGCTGGATGGTATCGGTCGTCCTCCTGGTATTCGCTGCGCAGCTGGTCTCCTTCGTGCTCACCAACGACCGTTTCCAGTGGGACATCGTGTGGGGGTATCTGTTCTATCCGTCGGTCCTGAAGGGCCTGGCCATGTCGGTGTTCATCACCGTCGTCGGGATGGCGGTCGGCTCACTGCTCGGAGTCGGGCTGGCTGCCGGGCAATCCAGCGATTTTCTGCCGGTCCGGATGGTGTGTCGGCTCTATGTCGGCCTCTTCCGCGGTATTCCGCCGCTGGTGCAGCTGATCTTCTGGTTCAATCTCGCCTATCTGCTGCCGGAGATCTCCCTCGGCATCCCCTTCGGCGCGACCTTCGTATCGTGGTCCTCGACCGAGCTCATCAGCCCGCTCACCGCGGCATTGATCGGTCTCAGCCTGCACGAGGCCGCCTATATGTCGGAGATCATCCGCTCGGGATTGGGCGCCGTGGACACCGGACAGCGCGATGCGGCTCTCGCGATGGGTTTCACGAAATGGCGGACGTTCTCCCGCGTCATCCTGCCGCAGGCCATGCGGGTCATCGTGCCGCCCACCGGAAACCAGTTCATCTCGCTGCTCAAGGGGACATCTCTGGTCTCGGTGATCGCGATGACCGATCTGCTGTTCTCGGTCCAACTGATCTACAACCGCACCTACCAGGTGGTGCCACTGCTCATCGTCGCCTGTGTCTGGTACCTGGTCGTCGTCTCCCTGCTGACGGCCGTGCAACGCCGGCTCGAGCGCCGGTACGGCACGGGCCTGCGGCGCGCGGAGAGCCCGAAACGATCCACCTGGCGCACCGCACTCACCCGAGGAGTGATCTCACGATGA
- a CDS encoding transporter substrate-binding domain-containing protein, which produces MRLERSRALFAAVALTALALTGCTSIDQKGVDSQQLSGPGDNAGVLYDRLPQAIKDKGEIVFAGDSHPPYRTVGPDGKTVTGMDPDLQQALSGVLGIPIRTEITSGLPAMLSGMLSGRYDAFNGPVKATPERLTQFDGVQWLTSRTSYLIPLTGGISAQNTDQLCGTRSAGVVGSITEEQVRKLAAWCVDRGERPVEFVGLADTNSTLLAVQSGRADSAALTQSGAIDTAATQPNTWRAVAQTEEQGALADQLVLLSPKANQLAPVFYEAFTLLFDGGQYAELVKKWQLEDIAVPAPVLNPTPAD; this is translated from the coding sequence ATGAGGCTCGAACGTTCCAGAGCCCTGTTTGCCGCTGTCGCGCTCACCGCTCTGGCGCTGACCGGATGTACATCGATCGACCAGAAAGGCGTCGACAGCCAACAGCTCTCGGGGCCGGGCGACAACGCCGGTGTGCTCTACGACCGGCTTCCGCAGGCGATCAAGGACAAGGGGGAGATCGTCTTCGCCGGTGACTCACATCCGCCGTACCGCACCGTGGGCCCGGACGGCAAGACGGTCACCGGTATGGATCCCGACCTCCAGCAGGCGCTTTCGGGCGTACTCGGCATCCCGATCCGCACCGAGATCACCAGTGGGCTGCCCGCCATGCTCTCGGGAATGCTGTCGGGACGGTACGACGCGTTCAACGGTCCGGTGAAGGCGACGCCGGAGCGGCTCACCCAGTTCGACGGTGTGCAATGGCTGACCAGTCGCACCTCCTACCTGATCCCGCTGACCGGCGGGATATCGGCGCAGAACACCGACCAGCTCTGCGGCACTCGATCCGCCGGGGTGGTCGGGTCCATTACCGAGGAGCAGGTCCGCAAACTGGCGGCCTGGTGTGTGGATCGGGGCGAGCGGCCCGTCGAGTTCGTCGGTCTCGCCGATACCAATTCCACCCTGCTGGCGGTGCAGTCGGGTCGCGCGGATTCGGCCGCCCTCACTCAAAGTGGGGCGATCGATACCGCTGCCACGCAACCGAATACGTGGCGGGCCGTCGCCCAGACCGAAGAGCAGGGCGCCCTCGCCGATCAACTGGTGCTGCTGTCGCCCAAGGCAAATCAGCTCGCGCCGGTTTTCTACGAGGCGTTCACACTGCTGTTCGACGGCGGCCAGTACGCCGAATTGGTGAAGAAGTGGCAACTCGAGGATATCGCCGTTCCCGCTCCCGTTCTCAACCCCACCCCGGCTGACTGA
- a CDS encoding PaaX family transcriptional regulator, which translates to MTNAMEVHEDSGTAVKPQGLLLTVLGRYVLGRDVVLGTSGVLDVFASLGVGEHATRSALNRMVKRNLLTRHRFGRNAYVGLTPRAQAILQDGHARIWRTGATEDNWDGSWTLLSFSFPDSWQKQRHDLRVRLQWAGFGLLQGGLWISCTTRDVGEILEGVAGADRVRVFHGRADSGMDVSAMLRDAWDIAGIADRYAQFLDRWSGADEKRSVGPLATQLLLVTDWLEVIRQDPRLPLEHLPADWPAVPAQRLFRDLHDRLDPPARREAAERLELRPLGEE; encoded by the coding sequence GTGACGAACGCAATGGAAGTGCATGAGGATTCCGGTACCGCGGTGAAGCCGCAGGGTCTGTTGCTCACGGTCCTCGGGCGGTATGTGCTCGGTCGCGACGTGGTCCTGGGCACGTCGGGAGTGCTCGACGTCTTCGCCTCGCTCGGCGTCGGTGAGCACGCGACCCGCTCGGCTCTGAACCGGATGGTGAAACGCAACCTGTTGACCAGGCATCGGTTCGGTCGGAACGCCTACGTCGGTCTGACACCGCGGGCGCAGGCGATCCTGCAGGACGGGCACGCCCGGATCTGGCGCACCGGCGCGACGGAGGACAACTGGGACGGCAGCTGGACGCTGCTGAGTTTCAGTTTCCCCGATTCGTGGCAGAAGCAGCGCCACGACTTGCGAGTTCGCCTGCAATGGGCGGGATTCGGGTTGTTGCAGGGCGGGCTGTGGATCTCGTGCACCACCCGGGACGTCGGGGAAATCCTCGAGGGGGTGGCGGGCGCCGACCGGGTACGTGTGTTCCACGGCCGCGCCGATTCCGGGATGGACGTATCGGCCATGCTGCGCGACGCATGGGATATCGCCGGCATCGCCGACCGGTATGCGCAGTTCCTCGATCGCTGGTCCGGTGCCGATGAGAAGCGGTCGGTCGGTCCGTTGGCGACCCAGCTGCTGCTGGTCACCGACTGGCTGGAGGTCATCCGGCAGGATCCGCGGCTGCCGTTGGAACATCTGCCCGCGGACTGGCCCGCCGTGCCCGCGCAGCGACTGTTCCGCGATCTGCACGACCGGCTGGATCCCCCGGCTCGGCGGGAGGCGGCCGAGCGTCTCGAGCTGCGTCCGCTCGGCGAGGAATGA
- a CDS encoding PaaX family transcriptional regulator, which translates to MVESVRVLPRAQQGAQPQRLLTTLLGDYWFHRAEHLPSGALVRLLEEFGITAPSARAAVRRVAERGLLATSRHGRATAYGLPPHGQEVIVGHMRRLFAFGARAPEWDGKWTVVAFSVPEGDRDARRALRDGLRRLQFGTLFDAVWFSPHNRSDAVLALADSLGLASVTVLRGEELSRGLIEDVVPGSFELDVLDAGYRGFLTAYLPCWQAMAVSTVSPAQALRLRTEIVTDWRVFPTLDPNLPAELLPSDWPRAAARALVVDVYNSLGARAELRFREIVAQFDPGLAALADHHLFAESAIG; encoded by the coding sequence GTGGTCGAGTCCGTGCGTGTTCTGCCTCGTGCGCAACAGGGTGCGCAACCGCAGCGCCTGTTGACGACCCTGCTCGGCGACTACTGGTTCCACCGCGCCGAACACCTGCCCTCCGGTGCGCTGGTGCGGCTGCTGGAGGAGTTCGGGATCACCGCGCCGTCCGCGCGAGCCGCGGTACGCCGTGTCGCGGAGCGGGGTCTGCTCGCGACGTCGCGGCACGGGCGCGCCACGGCCTATGGACTCCCGCCGCACGGCCAGGAGGTGATCGTCGGGCATATGCGCCGGTTGTTCGCCTTCGGTGCGCGGGCGCCGGAATGGGACGGCAAGTGGACTGTGGTCGCGTTCTCGGTGCCGGAGGGGGATCGAGATGCGCGCCGCGCACTGCGGGACGGGTTGCGCCGACTCCAATTCGGGACGCTTTTCGACGCGGTGTGGTTCTCGCCGCACAACAGGAGCGACGCTGTGCTCGCCCTGGCGGACTCGCTGGGGCTCGCGAGTGTGACGGTGCTGCGCGGTGAAGAGTTGTCACGCGGGCTCATCGAAGACGTCGTTCCCGGCTCCTTCGAGCTGGATGTGCTCGACGCCGGATACCGCGGATTTCTCACCGCCTATCTCCCGTGCTGGCAGGCGATGGCGGTGTCGACGGTGTCGCCGGCGCAGGCGCTGCGGCTGCGGACCGAGATCGTGACCGACTGGCGGGTGTTTCCGACGTTGGACCCGAACCTCCCAGCCGAACTGCTGCCGTCGGACTGGCCGCGAGCCGCGGCGCGGGCTTTGGTCGTCGATGTGTACAACAGTCTGGGAGCCCGTGCCGAGCTCCGCTTCCGCGAGATCGTCGCGCAATTCGATCCCGGGCTGGCCGCCTTGGCCGACCATCACCTGTTCGCCGAATCGGCGATCGGGTGA
- a CDS encoding ABC transporter substrate-binding protein, with translation MSSTIRKMLVAALAVVITGGVVSCASSAAVHPAPPREGPPEHGGETTIVLGVEAVRGLDPAQLFNLTPSGDANRMAAIFGQLLSTSAASGEVSPGLAESMSTADQGSTWTLTLRPDLRFSDGTALDADAVVYNYRRILAPGTRSPLAKLLDGIDFRKVDSRKVVFSLARPNNSFDRVLATNLAYLGSPAAIESDPKGFANRPVGAGPFVLDEWVRDDHMTLTRNTAYYDPDRPYLDRVTFLVVADPIQRVNLVASGQAQAAVPGSDLSYRRRAAQSRLSVTEAPAGGGPMFVFNTRQGPFADLRARRAVAAALDLGDLAAVIDPGSAAPTGLFGARSPFNTRGDTALVAHDKTLAQALFDELASEGKPLSFTITTAQSGLFRRTAEYLQSRLGTFRNVTVRIDIVDNTTMDQRVFRNRDYDLTAQIVPVADPDPNLYNLLYTNGQTNYSGISDPALDTALDTARSTTDQQARTAAYRTVEDIVRAQLPVLPFREQAAYTVHRPDLIGLELSGDGTLLYDRIGNASS, from the coding sequence TTGTCGTCGACCATTCGAAAGATGCTGGTCGCCGCCTTGGCGGTCGTCATTACCGGAGGGGTGGTCAGCTGCGCCTCCAGCGCCGCGGTCCACCCGGCACCACCGCGGGAGGGCCCACCCGAGCACGGCGGTGAGACAACCATCGTGCTGGGAGTCGAAGCCGTCCGAGGTCTGGACCCGGCGCAACTGTTCAACCTCACCCCGTCCGGGGACGCGAACCGCATGGCCGCGATCTTCGGCCAATTGCTGTCGACCAGTGCCGCCAGCGGTGAGGTTTCACCCGGCCTGGCGGAATCCATGTCGACCGCCGACCAGGGATCGACATGGACGTTGACCCTGCGCCCGGATCTGCGCTTCTCCGACGGCACAGCCCTGGACGCCGATGCCGTCGTCTACAACTACCGGCGCATCCTCGCCCCGGGGACCAGATCACCGTTGGCGAAACTGCTCGACGGCATCGACTTCCGGAAGGTCGATTCGCGCAAGGTGGTGTTCAGCCTCGCCCGACCGAACAACAGCTTCGACCGCGTCCTGGCCACCAATCTGGCCTACCTCGGCTCCCCCGCCGCGATCGAATCGGACCCGAAAGGATTCGCGAACAGGCCGGTCGGCGCCGGTCCGTTCGTGCTGGACGAATGGGTCCGTGACGACCATATGACGCTCACCCGGAATACGGCCTACTACGACCCGGACCGGCCCTACCTGGACCGCGTCACATTTCTGGTGGTCGCCGACCCGATTCAGCGGGTGAACCTGGTGGCGAGCGGACAGGCCCAGGCCGCCGTACCCGGTTCCGATCTCAGCTACCGCCGCCGGGCCGCGCAGAGCCGGCTCTCGGTCACCGAGGCGCCCGCCGGCGGCGGCCCCATGTTCGTGTTCAATACGCGGCAGGGCCCGTTCGCCGACCTGCGCGCCCGGCGCGCCGTCGCCGCCGCACTGGACCTCGGCGATCTCGCCGCCGTGATCGATCCGGGCTCGGCCGCGCCGACAGGCCTCTTCGGAGCCCGTTCACCGTTCAACACCCGAGGCGATACCGCGCTGGTGGCTCACGACAAAACCCTCGCACAAGCGCTGTTCGACGAATTGGCGAGCGAGGGAAAACCGCTCTCGTTCACAATCACCACCGCGCAGAGTGGACTGTTCCGGCGCACAGCCGAATACCTGCAGAGCAGGCTGGGCACCTTTCGAAACGTCACAGTACGTATCGACATAGTCGACAACACGACGATGGACCAGCGGGTATTCCGGAACCGCGACTACGACCTGACGGCGCAGATCGTGCCCGTCGCCGATCCGGACCCGAACCTCTACAACCTGCTGTACACCAACGGCCAGACCAACTACTCCGGTATCAGCGATCCCGCACTCGACACCGCGCTCGACACCGCCCGCTCGACCACCGATCAACAGGCGCGGACCGCTGCCTACCGAACAGTGGAAGACATCGTCCGCGCCCAACTGCCGGTACTCCCCTTCCGCGAACAGGCCGCCTATACCGTGCACCGGCCCGACCTGATCGGGCTCGAACTCAGCGGAGACGGCACGCTCCTCTACGACAGGATCGGGAACGCCTCGTCATGA
- a CDS encoding ABC transporter permease has product MTPLITEPAKSPDTVNSALRPRPGRIRFAGPLGRLAHFGAVLLLVTFGATLLTSLLPGSPAAAILGPTATAADIAALEAENGWDQPLPVRYLRWLLHAVQGDFGNSTQSGEPVLSEILARVPVTLELTVLALAIALLIAVPAAIYSASKEGAVVDRTSSGIASILMSIPVFVAGVLSIYLLAVVTGWFPIAGWSPISKGLGTNVMFAFLPALALALGEAPAFFRLLRADVIATLNEDFVTTATARGLPRWYILTRHVIRPSSFSLLTVAAVTFGRLLAGSVVVESLFALPGLGSLVLQAIPARDVTLVQGVVVFIAVVYIVINMAVDGLYAVLDPRVRTR; this is encoded by the coding sequence ATGACACCACTGATCACCGAGCCGGCGAAAAGTCCGGACACCGTGAATTCCGCACTACGGCCGCGCCCCGGACGAATACGATTCGCCGGCCCCCTCGGGCGCCTCGCACATTTCGGCGCCGTACTGCTTCTGGTCACCTTCGGCGCGACCCTGCTGACCAGCCTGCTCCCGGGGTCGCCGGCCGCGGCGATCCTCGGCCCGACCGCCACCGCCGCGGATATCGCTGCGCTCGAGGCCGAAAACGGCTGGGATCAACCTCTTCCGGTTCGCTATCTCCGCTGGCTGCTCCATGCCGTGCAGGGCGATTTCGGCAACTCGACTCAATCGGGCGAACCGGTGCTGAGCGAAATCCTCGCGCGCGTTCCGGTCACGCTGGAACTGACCGTGCTGGCGCTGGCGATAGCACTGCTCATCGCGGTTCCCGCCGCGATCTACTCGGCGTCCAAGGAAGGCGCGGTGGTGGACCGCACGAGCAGCGGTATCGCGTCGATCCTCATGTCGATACCAGTTTTCGTCGCCGGAGTGTTGTCGATCTACCTGCTCGCCGTCGTCACCGGTTGGTTTCCGATCGCCGGATGGTCGCCGATTTCCAAGGGGCTGGGCACAAACGTGATGTTCGCGTTCCTCCCCGCCCTCGCCCTGGCGCTGGGCGAAGCGCCGGCCTTCTTCCGACTGCTCCGGGCCGATGTGATCGCCACGCTGAACGAGGATTTCGTGACCACAGCCACCGCGCGGGGCCTCCCACGCTGGTACATACTCACCCGGCACGTCATCCGGCCCTCGTCGTTCTCCTTGTTGACAGTCGCCGCCGTGACATTCGGGCGGCTGCTGGCCGGTTCGGTCGTCGTGGAGAGCCTGTTCGCCCTACCCGGCTTGGGCAGCCTGGTGCTGCAAGCTATTCCAGCTCGCGATGTCACCCTCGTTCAAGGCGTCGT